The window ATATAATTATGCTTCAATCTTTAAGACCATTATTAACAAGAATTTTGAATCCGCTAGCGAAGAACTTGAACATCAATCCGAATATTGTAACAGTGATTTCCCCATTTGTTGCTCTTATTGCAGCTTATGGTTTTGCAAATAAGATGTTACTGTTAGGAATGCTTGCAATATTGGCATCCGGATTTTTGGATGTTGTAGACGGTGCTGTTGCAAGATACCATGGAAGGTCATCTAAATTCGGCGCATTTCTAGACTCTACAATGGACAGGTTTGCTGATGCAATAATCTACATTGGAATCATATTTGGAGGCTACTGTGACTGGTTTGTAGGTGTTCTTGCAATTCACTCAGCAATAACAGTTAGTTATGTAAGGTCAAGAGCAGAATCACAGGGAGTTGACTGCAATATTGGAATTGCAGAGCGAGCAGTTCGTATGATTATTTTGATGGTTGGAGCAATAATAGGATATTTCGCAGGAGATATCTACTTTACATACATTATTTACATATTAATAATCTTATCATACTTTACAGTAGCTCAAAGAGTAGTACACGTTTGGAGGCAGTTAAAATGACTGAACTGGAAAGTCCCGAAAAAATAGCAAAGGATATTACAAAACTGGAAAGAAACCTGAATCAGGTAGCTCACATTGAGTTTGTTGGAAAGGAAAAAGAAGTTTATGACCGAGCCATTGATTATTGGAACGATTCAAAATATTACCTTGAAAAGGAAGATATGAGGACTGCATTCGGTTGCATTGAATACAGTCACGGGCTTTTAGATGCATTAAGGATGATTCACGGAATTATCTAACTGATTTTCTACTTTTGTAAATTTAAATAAATTGAACATAATTCAGCTGTCAAAATTTATTTGACAGTTCAATTTATCTGAAATAATCAATTAACACAGATGTTCGAAATTTTCGAACAACTTAATGTTAAATAAAATACAGTTATTTCCATATGGGAAACAGGTGATTCGTAAATTAATTTACAAATAACACCAAAAATATCCCATTACAAAAAAAAAAGAGTAAGTAAAATTGAAATCAAACATCAATTTTACTGTTTATTAAAGAATCATCACCTGCAGATATTATCTCACCATCCAAAACTTCGATAACTCGGTCTGCAAGTTTGGCCACATCCATATCATGAGTAACAATAATCAATGTTACATTCTTATCTTTATGCAAATCGATTAGTTGCTTAAGAATTTTGCTACTTGTCTTTGAATCCAGTGATCCTGTTGGTTCATCTGCCAATATTATTGAAGGATTGTTTGCAAGTGCACGGGCAATAGCTACCCTTTGACGTTCACCACCGGACAGCTTGTTAGGCATTATGTCAGCCTTGTCTTTCAAACCAACATCATCAAGCAGTTTCAATGCATTGGCCCTCATCTCTTTTGAAGACATTTTTTGAGTAAACATCGGAATTTCAATGTTTTCAACTACAGAAATGTTTGGAATTAAATTGTGCAGCTGGAAAATGAATCCTATTTTTTGAGCCCTGAACTCGTTGAGTTTTTTGGAACTGCTTAAATCATGACCTGCAACGTTAATGCTTCCGGAATCAGGCACATCCAATGCTCCAAGCATATTCAATAATGTTGATTTGCCTGATCCTGACGGACCGATGATAGATACAAATTCACCGTCTTTTATTGTGAGGTCAATACCATTCAGTGCCTTGATGTTTCCATTTTCATAGCTTTTGTAAACGTTTTTCATCTCAACTACATTCATATTATCACCTCACTCATACCTCAATGCCTCTGTCGGAGGCAGTTTCATCGCCTTGATTGCAGGATATATTCCGCCGATTATTCCAACCACAATAGCTATTGCAAATGCCTGGATGAAGATTTTTGGAGTGAATAAAGGTTCAATTCCCATCTGCGGACCCAAAAGTGTGCATGCCAAAAATCCTATTAGTGATCCAATTATTGCTGAGACTATTGTAATTACCAGAGATTCACCGACAATCATTGTCAGTATTTTTCTGTTTGACCATCCGACAGCTTTCAGAACACCAATTTCACGAGTTCTCTCAAAGACTGACATGAGCATTGTATTGATAATGCCTAAACCTCCGACAACAATTGCCAGAAGTGAAATCGCCCATGTTGAAGCCTGAAGCATATTAAGCATGTCTGCCATCTGGGACATTTCCATTACTGATGTTATTGTTGTAATGTTGTCTCCGTATTTCTCATCAATACGGTCAGCAACAGTCTGAGGGTCTGCACCTTTTTCAACCTTGACATAAATGTTTGAAATTGAATCCTCATCATCCATCAGCTCTCCGACTTTGGAAATTGAAGTAAACACTCCCCCAGCCATATTCTGGTCACCGGTTTCATAGATACCGACAACTTCAAAGTCTTCTCGGTCGATTTCAATATTGTCACCAACAGAATAATTATTTTCATCGGCATAGATTTCTCCCAAAATAACTTCTGATGAGTTATCCTCAAAAATTCTACCTTCCTTCATTGAAATATCTGCAAGAGTTGTTCCGTTAGGATCTATTCCGATTAAAGTATTCATATAGTCATCACCGACCGATGTCAGAACAACATAAATCGGATATGCCTCCTCCACTCCGGAAACATTTGCTATCTTGTCCGTCCATGAAGCGTTTATGGTATTTGTCCCATATGCAGAATCCCCGGTTTCCTTTCCTGAAACCTGAAAATCAGCACCGCCCGCATGAATCGTATCTTCAAACGTGTTGACCAAACCGTCTGTGATTCCACCAAGAGCAACTATAACTATTATTCCAATTGCAATTCCGACAATTGAAAGAATTGCACTTGTCTTTCTCCTGAATGGATTTTTAACAATGAATTTTAAAAATGACATATTACTAAATAGGTAAGTAATATATAAATAACTAATTACACTATTAATTAAGATGCAAAAATCAGGTGTTGAAATGCACAAGGAAACTTTAATTGAAAATATTGACAAAATCCATACAACTGAAATGGGTGTCGGAAGAATACAGAGAAATTTGGAAATTAGTGAAGAACCTGTAAGCTACTGCATTTCCAAATTGAAACAGGAAAATGCAAGAGTTACAAAAGAGGGAAAAAATTACTATATAGAAGTCGATGATTGCAGAATTACTGTCAATTCAAGCAGTTTTACAATAATTACTGCACACAAAAAATAATTATTTATATATGATTGTTCGGCACATCGAATAATCATGGAAAAAAAAACATTATTGTTTAAAACATTTTACAAAAAAAGTAAAAAAAGAAGAGATAAAAAATCTCTTAAACTTAATCCATATCTTCAAATCTGGATTCTAATTTGCTCATTACACCAGGAAGTGAAGTGTATTCCATTTCTTCAGCAGGTAATCTGTGAGGTTCGAATGGACCGTGTCTTCTGATGTAAGTTGCGATTTTAGCAGCTTGTTCACGGGTTGGGTCGAATGCAGGGTCATCGAATAAATCGACTGGTCCGATTAATTCACCGTTTGCTACTTGGAATCCTAAACCGATTACTCTAGGTGGTCCGTCGAATCTGATTGGGTTTGCTTCTGCTTCTGAAACAGGCATCATTGGACCGTTGTGGGATCCTCTCATCCATCCACTTACCATGTGTGGGAATGCAAATGGATCTACACATTCACCGTTTGCAGGGAAACCGGATTGTGCTCTTACGATACATGCTGGGTCGTCTTTACCGACGTATTCTCCAGCCATTAAGTTTAATCTTTCGGTACTTATTGCAGCTGCGATTTCACCGTTTTTCTTCCATACTCTTTTGATTACGTATCTTCCAGTGGAACCGATTAATGCGAGTAAGTCGTACATTTCTTCAGGACAGTTTAAGATAACTTTTTTGTGTTCGATTACATCAAATACTTCAAATTTGAATCCATCGTGTAAAGATGGGTCGATTACAAGACCTGCAGTGTTAAATGGGTCTGCAAACATTCTAAATACTGGTAAGTTGAATGCACCAGGTTCAGTTTTGTCACAGCAGAATACTAAAACAGGATCAGATGGTCTTTCTTCGAATTCCATTTCTGCTACACCAGGACCCATACCTTTGATGTTTCCGGAGAAAGTATCAGATAATAAGTCTTGACCTGCACCGTATAATTTTAATTCACGTGCTCTTTCAGTAGCTTTCATGAATGCATCATATGCGGTTTTGTGTACTTCTTCGTTTTCTTCCCCTTTGTCGTGGGTCATAATTAAGTCAATATCGTCTCCGCAACGGGAGATATAGTAATCTTTTAAGATACCGGTTTCTAAAGCTTCGTTTAAAACTTCATCACAGATATCCATTAATTCTGGGTGTGCGACACAGTGTCCGGACACACTTCCAATATCAGCTTTAATTACACTAACAGTAGTTTTCATTTTAATACCTCGAATTAGTAAATTATTATTTACTAGACATTTATTATTTTTGAGTTGTATACTATTTAATTATTATGATTAACTGTGTTAATTTAAGGGTATTTTTAGAAAAAATAGATAATTATTAAAGATTAATATGTCGAAACATTTATTA of the Methanobrevibacter sp. genome contains:
- the pgsA gene encoding archaetidylinositol phosphate synthase encodes the protein MLQSLRPLLTRILNPLAKNLNINPNIVTVISPFVALIAAYGFANKMLLLGMLAILASGFLDVVDGAVARYHGRSSKFGAFLDSTMDRFADAIIYIGIIFGGYCDWFVGVLAIHSAITVSYVRSRAESQGVDCNIGIAERAVRMIILMVGAIIGYFAGDIYFTYIIYILIILSYFTVAQRVVHVWRQLK
- a CDS encoding DUF357 domain-containing protein, whose product is MTELESPEKIAKDITKLERNLNQVAHIEFVGKEKEVYDRAIDYWNDSKYYLEKEDMRTAFGCIEYSHGLLDALRMIHGII
- a CDS encoding ABC transporter ATP-binding protein: MNVVEMKNVYKSYENGNIKALNGIDLTIKDGEFVSIIGPSGSGKSTLLNMLGALDVPDSGSINVAGHDLSSSKKLNEFRAQKIGFIFQLHNLIPNISVVENIEIPMFTQKMSSKEMRANALKLLDDVGLKDKADIMPNKLSGGERQRVAIARALANNPSIILADEPTGSLDSKTSSKILKQLIDLHKDKNVTLIIVTHDMDVAKLADRVIEVLDGEIISAGDDSLINSKIDV
- a CDS encoding ABC transporter permease, which encodes MSFLKFIVKNPFRRKTSAILSIVGIAIGIIVIVALGGITDGLVNTFEDTIHAGGADFQVSGKETGDSAYGTNTINASWTDKIANVSGVEEAYPIYVVLTSVGDDYMNTLIGIDPNGTTLADISMKEGRIFEDNSSEVILGEIYADENNYSVGDNIEIDREDFEVVGIYETGDQNMAGGVFTSISKVGELMDDEDSISNIYVKVEKGADPQTVADRIDEKYGDNITTITSVMEMSQMADMLNMLQASTWAISLLAIVVGGLGIINTMLMSVFERTREIGVLKAVGWSNRKILTMIVGESLVITIVSAIIGSLIGFLACTLLGPQMGIEPLFTPKIFIQAFAIAIVVGIIGGIYPAIKAMKLPPTEALRYE
- a CDS encoding DUF3781 domain-containing protein, which encodes MHKETLIENIDKIHTTEMGVGRIQRNLEISEEPVSYCISKLKQENARVTKEGKNYYIEVDDCRITVNSSSFTIITAHKK
- the fbp gene encoding fructose-1,6-bisphosphate aldolase/phosphatase, producing the protein MKTTVSVIKADIGSVSGHCVAHPELMDICDEVLNEALETGILKDYYISRCGDDIDLIMTHDKGEENEEVHKTAYDAFMKATERARELKLYGAGQDLLSDTFSGNIKGMGPGVAEMEFEERPSDPVLVFCCDKTEPGAFNLPVFRMFADPFNTAGLVIDPSLHDGFKFEVFDVIEHKKVILNCPEEMYDLLALIGSTGRYVIKRVWKKNGEIAAAISTERLNLMAGEYVGKDDPACIVRAQSGFPANGECVDPFAFPHMVSGWMRGSHNGPMMPVSEAEANPIRFDGPPRVIGLGFQVANGELIGPVDLFDDPAFDPTREQAAKIATYIRRHGPFEPHRLPAEEMEYTSLPGVMSKLESRFEDMD